The sequence CGGTCTTGACATGCTGATGGTCGTCAAATTCGACCGCCACGCCCCCGCCGGAGAAATCAATAAACCGCCACCCCGGCCTTTTCGTTTCGTAGAGCCAGATGCCGTCTTTTGCAATCCGGTCCGGTTCTCCAAGCATAAGCCTGACCTCGGCCTGGCTTTTATCTTTCAAGACATCTTCAGCCAGCAGCGCATCGACGTAAGTAAACCGGGTTTTCCGGTTCCCGTCCTTCCACGCTTCCGATGAAAAGACCGCCTTATCCGTGTACACTTTCTCATTCACCCATCCGTAGAGCCGCCCGGCAACCATACCGCCAATAACCAGCAGGTAAGGTCCAAGCAGTCCCAGGGCAATCGCAAGAAGCACCAGAACCAGCAGTCGCTTGGGGGCCTTTTTCATACGATTATGCCTGCATGCGCGGGGCCGAGGATAAGCATCCGCGAAGCGAGGCGAAGGGATTTTCACCCTCCCTCACTTCGCGGCTCTTCGCGTGACTTCGCGGGCAGGGATATCCCTGCCCGGTGTGATTGAAAAACGGATGGGAGCCGGTTACAGCCCCATCATGAACTGGAACATCTCCTCCTCCGAGCCGGGCAGGTTTTCGTGGCCGAAGTCCGGGTAGAGCAGGTAGGATTTTTCCGCGCCGATGGCGTTGTAGGCGGCGAACTGCGTCGAGGGCGGGCAGATTTCGTCGCTCTGGGAAATGGCCATAAGCACCTCGCCCTTGATGCGGGGGGCCAGGTGGGTGATGTCGATGTAGCCGAGCTTTTCGAAGATCGCTTCCTCGCGCAGGTGGCGCGGGTCGAAGCGGCGGAAGTAGTCCCGCAGGCCGGTGTAGGCGCGCTGGTCGAGCCCCATTTCCCAGACGCGCTTGTAGTCGCACAGGAAGGGGAACTTGGAAAAGGCGCGCTTGATCCGGGGTTCCAGAGCGGCACAGGCCAACGCCAACGCGCCTCCCTGGCTGCCTCCGCAGGAGCCGACGCGGGTCTCGTCCACCCACTCAAAGCCCATCACGATCCGGGCCAGCAGGGCTGTATCAAGGAAGACATTGCGGTAGTAGAGCTTTTCCGGTTCATCATCAAGGCCCTTGATTATGTGCCCGTGGAGGGTGTTGCCGCGAGTCGGGATGATATCGTCGGAGAGTCCACCCTGCCCCCGGCAATCCAGTCCGGCCACGGTGAATCCCGCCGCCACGTAGGGCAGCATGGCCACCCAGTCCGGGGCCGCCCCTGAGTATCCGTGGAAAAAGAGCAGGGCCGGAGCCGGCTCCTCGGGCAACTGCTTCGGAGTCACCACCCGGGCGTGAACACGGGCGCCGCCGGGACCGGTGAAGTGCATCGACTGGCAGGTCGCGTAGCTGACCGGGAAGTCCACCTCGCGGAAAGTCACTTGCGGGTCGATCGCGTCCAACTCGGACAGCCCCTTGGCCCAGAAGCTGTCAAAATCGGCCGGACACGGGTTCGTGCTGGTGCAGTTTACAAGTTCGTGAAGAGGTTTATCAACGACGGGCATAAGACTTCCTGCTTACAGGATACCCCCGAAAAAGCAAGCTTGCGCAACAAGCTTGGCCAAAAACCGTTATCCGCTCCCGCAGGGCGGAGGCGCACACGGGCGGAAACCGCCAAGAAATCGGCGTTGCTGACCTCAGGAAGCGAAAAGCTTCACGAAGGGCTCGCAGGGCTGCTTCTCCCACTGTTCATAGGAGCAGCCGTAGATTTCATTGAAAACCGCGTCGAAATCGTCGTCCACCAACGAAATCGCCTCCTCGTTGCTCTTGCCCTCGGCTATGGTGGCCTTGCAGATCCAGTGCCGGTTGGTGTAGGCGTCGGCCAGCAGGTTGAACTCCACGCCGGGGTGCTCCTTGGAAAGGGCCTTCAGCTCCTTGAAGGGCGGCTCCCAGTCGGTGTTGAAATTCACCCGGCCATTTTCAGTCCGAACGAAGTTCCAGTTGTCCTGCGCGAGCTTTTCCAGCGCCGCGAAGGCGGCCGCGCGTTGAGCATCGTCACCGCCACTGACAGTGATGAGGTTGTTGATATCCCGTTCTTCAGCCATGATCAGGTAAAAATCCCGGCGTCAGCACGCCGCATAAAAGAGGAAGGCATTAGGGGCTGACTTCGCACGGGTCAACCGCCTTTTTCTCTCCACACTCCACCCGAACGCTCAATCCCCGTCGCCAATCCGGGCTAGAATCGCGCGGACATGCTCGCTGAAGTAACACTCATCGCGAGAGAGTGCCTCAATGGCGCGCTGAAATTCCTCCAGCCCCTCCCCTTTTTCGATAAAGCCGTCCACTTGGCCGTCACGGGCGATACGGACATTTTCCGGGGTAGCCGCTCCCGTGAAGAGAATGACTTTCGAGGCGGGATGCTCACGCTTGATCAGATAGAGCGCCTCCAACCCCGAGATGGCCGGCACACGGATGTCAGCCAGGATCAGGTCCGGTTTTTTCTCATTGATCTCGCGCATGGCGACTGCTCCGTCGCCACAGCTCCCGACGATCTCCATCTGCGTGAAAGAAGATATGAATGTCTGCACTAATTCCCGCAGCAGGGCCTCGTCTTCAATGATGTAAGCCGTTTTCACTTCTATAGATAGAGCCTGATCTGGCAAGCAAACCCCGTCAATCCACAATATGTCCACAAGCATCCAGTCAATACCCCACGAATAAGACTACATAATATTACCTATCCCAGGACCGGGCTGATCCGTGTTCGTCCGCAGCCAGCTAAAGAAGCATTTTCGAGATTCACCTCCGGCCTCCTTTGTTACCGGCATAGAGTCTTACCGACCCAAAGCCAGCATTTCGCCCTAAAAGCGATCAAGAAAATCCAGAACTATCCTCGCGGTACCGCTCCGCCGTAAAAGTACCAGCCCAGCCCGATGAAAAAGAGGAAGTTTCCGTAAAGCGCATGCTCCAGTGTCACCAGGGCGAGCGAGCGCGTCCGCGCATAGGTGCTGGCAAAGATCAGCCCACCAATCAAGCTCAGGGCCGGGGCCACGGGATTGATAAAGAGCACGTGCGCGTAGGCGAAAACGACCGCGCTCGCCGTGACCATCGCCCATCTCGCCGGAAAAAACGTCCGGTAGCGCCGGAAGAAAAACGTGCAGAAAATAAACTCCTGCGGCAGCGCCGAGAGCAACGGATACAGGACAAACAGCAACAGCATGAACCCGAACTTCTCCCGGGGCAGTTGCAGCATTCGGTCCGGATCGTAGAAATACAGAAACGCCGCCATCGCCGCAGCCACCAGCACGAAGCGCGGCAGAATGAGTGAGAGGTTGCGGGTGTTGACCTCGCGCCAGCGCCAGACATCACCCCATCCCCGGAAATACCGCAGCCGGTAAACGATCCCGCAGTACAGGCACGCCGCCCACAGGAACAGGATCATCTCCCCCGCCAGCCGCCCAACGATAATCAGCGTCGGCAAGGCCACGCACAAGAGCGCGAACTCCAGCATCAGCCCGGCCCGGCGCGCCGCTGTCACGCGGACCGCCTGCCCGGCGGGATCTGGGTATGGTTCTGCCATTTTCCCGACAGGGTACGCGCTATCGTTACCGACACAAGCACCGGGCGTATTTCATCGGAAAAGCATTTGCCCAAGCCTATTCCCTTCTCCCATTCATCAGTCGAAAATCAGGACCAGGTAGGCCAGAAAGAGCACGAGGTGAACCGCCCCCTGGATGAGATTCGTCCGGGTGCTGGCGAAGTTCACCACGCACACACCGATGGAAAGCCCCAGCAGGACGATTTCAGTTGGCTCCAGGCCCAACTCGAGCGTCTTGCCCGTGACCAGGCTGACGATCAGTACCGCCGGGATGGTCAGGCCGATGGTCGCCAGCGCCGACCCCAGAGCGATGTTGACCGTGCGCTGGAGCCGGTTCGCAACTGCCGCCCGGAACGCGCCCAGCCCCTCCGGCGAGAGTACGAGGATGGCCACCAGAAAGCCTCCAAGTGCCTGCGGCGCGTGCAGCGCACTCATCCCGTGATCGACCAGATAGGCCATCTTCTTGGACAGGAGTACGATGGGCAACATGCACAGGAACAGGAAAACCGCATGGAAAGCCGTCGAGCGGATAATCAGGTCGCCGTGGTCATCATGGCCGCCGGGAGTATCGGTCTCGACCGGTTGCTGGAAAAAGTTCCGGTGACGCCCGCTCTGCATGAGCAGGAAAATCGCGTACAGCACGATGGACGCCACGGCCAGGAATACCTCCATCGGCCGCGACGGCACTCCGCCCGGCGCCGAGTCGGTGAAGCGCGGCAGAACCAGCCCCAACCCAGCCAGCGGGATGATGACGGCCAGATAGGCGTTCGCGCCCTGGAGGTTGTAGGTCTGCTCACGGTGCTTCCAGCCTCCGGCCAGCAGTGTGACCCCGAGCATGCCGTTGAGCACGATCATGAGCACAGAGAACATCGTATCCCGCGCCAGCGCCGGGTTTTCCCCGCCTGTGAGCATGACCGCCGTGATCATGACCACCTCGATACTGATGACCGAGAGCGTCAGGATGAGCGTGCCATAGGGCTCGCCGAGTTTGACCGCCAGGCAGTCGGCATGCTTGACCACCCCGAAGGCCAGCCAGAGCATGGCCCCGAAGACCCAGGCGAAAAGCAGCCCGTAAAGCAGCGGGCTTTCCACGTTTTTTACCCAGGGGGCTCCCACCGTCATCAGGATCACGGTACTGGCCAGACCGACCCAGAGGGAGAATTCTTCGCGAAAGATACCTGACCGGCGAGCCGGTGCATGAGAGTCGTCAGTCATCGTGTTGCGTAGCGGAAAGTTCGGACCCCGAGCGTGCACGGATCAGGCTCTGAGTCAAACGCGACTTGAACGGGCTTGCCCGATAATCCGCACGGGGGATTTGCCCGGCAGCGGCGGAATGGGTTGGACAAGCACCGCGCTTTCGGTCTCCATGAAAGATTCACCATGAGCGAAGCGACCGACAAGCCGAAGGACTTTATCCGCCAGATGATCGCCGAAGATGTCGCGGCGGGCAAACACGGTGGGCGCGTACACACGCGCTTCCCCCCGGAACCCAACGGCTACCTGCAAATCGGCCACGCCAAGGCCGTGTGCCTGAACTTCGGCATCGCCGAGGAGTTCGGCGGCAAGTGCAACCTGCGCTTCGACGACACCAACCCCGAGAAGGAGAGCCAGGAGTTTGTCAACGCGATCAAGACCGACATCCGCTGGCTCGGCTTCGAGTGGGACCAGGAGTGCTACGCCAGCGACTACTTTGAGCAGCTCTACACCTGGGCCGGGGATTTGATCAAAAAGGGCCTCGCCTACGTGGACGAGCAGAGCCCCGACGACATCCGCCAGAACCGCGGCACCCTGACCGAGCCCGGCGTCAACAGCCCTTACCGCGACCGTCCCGCCGAGGAGAGTCTCGACCTGTTCGCCCGGATGCGGGCGGGCGAGTTCGACGACGGGACCATGGTCCTGCGTGCCAAGATCGACATGGCCGCCCCCAACATGAACCTGCGCGACCCGGTCATGTACCGCATCAAGCGCATGCACCACCACCGCACCGGCGACAAGTGGTGCATCTACCCCAGCTACGACTTCACGCACGGGCAGAGCGACTCCATCGAAAAGATCACCCACTCGCTGTGCTCGCTGGAGTTCGAGGACCACCGCCCGCTCTACGACTGGTTCATCGAAAAGCTCGACATTTTCCCCTCCAAACAGACCGAGTTCGCCCGGCTCAACCTCAACTACACCGTCGTGAGCAAGCGCAAGCTGCGCACGCTGGTCGAGGAAGGCCACGTCACTGGCTGGGACGACCCGCGCATGCCCACCCTCTCCGGCATGCGCCGCCGGGGCATCCCCGCGCCCGCCGTGCGCGCCTTTATCGACAAGGTCGGGCTGACCAAGTTCAACTCCACCAGCGACATCGCCCTGCTGGAGCACGCCGTACGCGACGAACTCAACCGCAGTGCCGCCCGCCGCATGGCCGTGCTCGATCCGGTCGAGGTCGTCATCACCAACTGGCCCGTCGGCCAGACCATCGAGGTGGACGCGGTCAACAACCCCGAGGACGAATCCGCCGGGACGCGCAAGGTGCCCTTCAGCGGCCGCCTCTACATCGAGCGGGAGGACTTCCGCGAGGAGGCCAACCGCAAGTATTTCCGCCTGAAACCCGGGGGCGAAGTCCGCCTGCGCTACGCCTACATCATCAAGGCCGAGTCGGTGGAAAAGGACGCCAGGGGCAACATCACCCGCATCCTCTGCACCGCCGATCTGGACACCCTCGACAAGAACCCCGAGGACCGCAAGGTCAAGGGCGTCATCCACTGGGTCAGCGCCGAACACGCCGCCCAGGCCGAGGTCCGGCTCTTCGACCGGCTCTTTTTGGTGGAAAAGCCCGAGGCCGACAAGGATCGCCCCTTTACGGACTTTGTGAACCCGGACTCGCTCCAGACGATCACGGCCTTTGTCGAACCGGCGCTGGCCACCTCCGAGCCCGGCGCGCACTTCCAGTTCGAGCGGCTCGGGTACTTCACCCCCGACAGCCTGGACCACGTCCCCGGCGAGCGCCCGATCTTCAACCGCACCGTCACCCTCCGCGACTCCTGGGCCAAACAGGAAAGCTGAGCGGACGGCAGGGCCTGCGGTTTATACCGCCTCACGCCCGGTTTTACACCGCTCCAAGAATGAACAGGAAGGCCGGGAAGTAAGGAAAGAGGTACCTCCTCCAGCCCGTTTTCATCACAATCACGCACAAGAGCGGTAAGCCCGTTGCCGTGACCGAGCAAGCGGCGCTTAAACAGACTCTTCGAGGACGGGGTTGGTCAGGCGACCGATGCCGTCGATCTCGATGGTGACCTCGTCGCCGGGGGCGAGCCAGCGGGCCGGTTCGCGGGCCAGACCGACGCCCGAGGGCGTGCCGGTGAGAATGACCGTGCCGGGCAGGAGCGTGGTGCTGCCGCTGAGAAAGGCGATCAACTGCGGCACGGAAAAAATCAGGTCCGAGGTGTTCGAGTCCTGAAGTTTCTCGCCGTTGACAAAGGTGCGCAGGCCGACCGCGTGCGGGTCGGCGAACTCGTCCAGCGTCACCAGGCACGGTCCCAGCGGGCAGAAGGTGTCAAAGGTCTTGCCGCGCACCCATTGGCGGCCGCCACCGTTCTTTTGCCAGTCGCGGGCGCTAACGTCGTTGGCGGCGGTGTAGCCGGCCACGTAGTCCATCGCCTCGACTTCGGGGATGTTTTTCCCCTCTTTCCCGATGACCACGGCCAGTTCGCACTCGAAGTCCACCTGGTCGCTGCGCAGGCCGCGCGGGAGCAGGATCGGCCCGCCGGGGTGCTGGAGCGCCGTCGGGGCTTTCATAAAGACGATCGGATGCGGCGGCAGCTTCGCCCCCTGCTCGTCGGCGTGGGCGCGATAGTTAAGGCCGATGCAGTAGATCGCAGGCGGATTGACCGGAGCCAGAAACGCGGTCGGGACAACTTCCTCGTCCGTCGGCGTGAAGTGGGGGAACTCCCCTTCCAGCCGCAGATAGCGGCCCTCGGCCAGTTGCGCCCAAGAGCGCGTGCCATGCGGGTCTTCGTAGCGGATGATCTTCATGGCGGCTCCTGTTTTTTACTTAAAAACGACTCAGGCGCCGATCTCGTAGCGGAAGTCCTCGATGACGGGATTGCTCAGAAGGTCCTGGCAAAGCTTGTCCAGCGAGGCGCGGAACTCCGGCGTATCCTGCCCTTCCACCTCAAACTCCACGGTCTTGCCCACCCGCACGTTGGCGGCGGAGGTAAAGCCCAGACTGTGCATGGCATGGCCCACGGCCGCGCCCTGAGGGTCGAGAACGTTCTTCTTCGGCGTGACAAAAACGGTGATTTTCACGCGCCCCAGCAAGACAGCCCAAACGCCCGCTGGCAAGCACTCTCGGCAAATTTACTTCACCGATGCGGCCCCGCGCTGGCCCCACACCCCTGGCCTCCCCTACCGTTTCTCAGCAGAATGAAACCGCCTTGATGATGCCGGGGATTTAACAGGAAGGCCGGGAAGAACGCTAAGCAATCGCCTCCCGCACTTTCCCCTCTTCCTGTTAAATCTTTTGGGATGTCTCCAGCAGTGGTTTCAGGCGGGCCTTGACCGCTCCGGCAATAGCCGGGAGCGGCAGCACCTCGCAGGCGGCCTTGAGCGTCACCGCCGCCTTGGGCATACCGTACACCACACTGGTGGACTCGTCTTGCGCGATGGTGTGCCAGCCCTTGTGGCGCAGCGAAAGCATGCCCTCGGCCCCGTCGCGCCCCATACCAGTCAGGAGCACGGCGATCCCGCCGCGCAGCCAGTAATGCGCCGCCGAGTCAAACAGCACGTCCACCGACGGGCGATTAATCAGTTCGTGCGGCTCGGGGCTGTAGGCCAGAAAACCGCCGGGCCGCAGCATCAAGTGCTGGTCGCGTCCGGCGATAAGCACTTCCCCCACCTGGGGGACCTCGTGATTAGCCGCCAGTCGGACAGACAACTCGCAGCGATGATTCAGCCACTCGGCCAGCCCGGCAGCGAAGTCCGGGTCCACGTGCTGCACAATGACGACCGGAGCCGGAAAATCCGCCTCAAAGCCGGACAAAAGCGCGGCCAACGCCTGCGGGCCGCCCGTCGAAGCCCCGACCACGACCAGTGGTGGCTGGGTACCGGAATCCGCCTGCCGGACAGGCGGCAAGGCTCCCACCGCGTTGCGCGGGTGGCTGTGCCCGATGGCGTAGCCCAGATGGGCGATCTTGTCCAGCAGGCTGCGCCCACCCTCTAGTTCGCCCGCCGGACCCAGCGTGGGAGTGACAGCGGCATCAAGAGCCCCGTAGCCCATCGCCTCGTAAACAAGCTCGCCGTGCGTGCTGACCGAGGCCGTCACGATCAGGATCGCGCAGGGGCACTCGGCCATAATCCGGCGGGTGGCCTCCACCCCGTCCATGACCGGCATGACCAGGTCCATTAAAATCAAATCCGGCGTATCCTCCCGGCAGCGGCGCAGGGCCTCCTCGCCGTCGCGGGCCATCCAGGTGACTTCGTGCTCGCCGGAGCTGGAAACCACTCGCCGCAGCGCCTCAATGGCGAGGGCCATATCGTTAACAATGGCGATCCTCACTCGCGCGGCCCTCCGATCAGGTCGTTGATCGCGCCGATGAAGGTCTCGTCCTGAAAGCTGCTCTTGGTCAGGTAATAATCGGCCCCGGCCTCCAGCCCCTTGAGCCGGTCCTCCTCGCGGTCCTTGTAGGAGACGATGATGACCGGCAGGCGTTGCAGGCGGGAGTCCTGCCGGATGCGGGAGACGAACTCGTAGCCGTTGAGCCGTGGCATGTCCACGTCACTGACCACCAGGTCGAACTCGCCCAGGCGCACGGCGTTCCAGCCGTCGGCCCCGTCCACCGCCACCTCGACGGCGTACCCGGCGTTTTCCAATAGCTGGCGCTCGGTCTCGCGCACGGTGATGGAGTCGTCCACCACCAGCACGCGCTTGACGGGGGCTTTTTCCTCCTGCTCGCTGTAGCGCGACTGCATGCTGTCGCCACCGGCCAGGAGCTTGTCCACCGAGTGCACGAGGTCCTCCACATCGAGGATCAGGATCGGCTCGCCCTCCTCCGAGAGCGAGGCGGCGCTGACGCCGGGCACCTTGCCCAGGCGGCGGTCCAGCGGACGCACCACCAGGTCGGTCTCGCCGGTGAGCTTGTCCACCTCGACGCCGTAAAGGTTGTTGCGGTCGTTGACGACCACGACGTTGATGTGGCGCGCGATCATGCTGACCGCCCCGGCCAGCCCGAGGGCCGAGCGCGAAGACACCAGCCCGATATTCTGCCCGTCGAGGTCGAAGTACTGGCGGTTTTCCAGCACCTTTAAGTCGCCGATGTTGAGCAGGAGCGTGCGATTGATACGGCTGAGGGGAAAGGCGTAGGGCTCGCCATCTATCTCGACCAGCAGCGCCCGGATAACCGAGCGGGTGATCGGCAACTGGAGATGGAACGTCGTTCCCTTACCCAGCTCGGTCGAGATGCGAACCTGCCCGCCGACCTCCTGCATGAGCGTCATCACCACGTCGAGGCCGACTCCGCGACCGGAGATTTCCGTCACTTGCCCGGCGGTAGAAAAGCCCGGCAGAAACAGAAACTCCAGCAACTCGTCGTGGTTGAGGCTGCGGGCCATGTCCTCGGTGGCGAGGCCCTTTTCTACAATCTTGGCGCGCAGGCGCTCGACATCGACGCCGCGCCCGTCGTCGCGCACCTCCACGATGAGCATGCCAGCGCTGTGCCGGGCGAGCAGCCGCAGAGAACCGGCCTCAGGTTTACCGGCAGCGGCGCGGTCGGCGGGCAATTCGAGCCCGTGGTCGCAAGCGTTGCGCAGGAGGTGGTTGAGCGGGGCCTCCAGCCGGTCGAGGATGTCGCGGTCCACCGGCGTTTCCTTGCCCTCGATGGAAAAGCGGATCTGCTTGCCCGTGGTCTTGGCCAGGTCCCGGATAAGGCGCGGGAAGCCCTGCACCCCGTCGCCGAAGGGCCGCATACGGCTCTCGAGCACCTCGCGGTAGAGCCGGTCCGAAAGTAATGTGTTGCGCTGGGAAAAGGCGGCGAAAACCTCCAACTGGTTGCGGATCGAGCGCAGATTCTCGTGCGCGGCCAGCCGGATCTGCTCCAGGTGGCGGTTGAAGCTGGCCGGGTTTTCGCCGTTTTCCAGCAACTTGCATCCCTGATCGATGCGGGCGTTCAGCTCGGTCTGCGACTCCTTCAACCGCAGGAGCGTCTCGCGAAAATGCTCAAGCTGGCGCGTCTCCACCAGCGTCTCCGCCGCCAACCCCATGAGGCGGTTCAGGTTGTCCGCCGACACGCGCACGACCTGTTCAGCCCCGTGCGGGGCCGACTTCGATGCGGGTTTGGCAGCGGGGACGGACTTTTTATCGCCGGGGGCGATGGGCACGCTTCCGGTAGAAGCGGGTTGCCCCTCGACTTGCGCGGAGACGGTGACATCTCGCTCCCCGGCAACGGAGGAAGCATCGGCCTCGGAACCAGCCCCACCGGTGGCGGACGACTCGTCTGCATTCGCCGGGGCGGATTCCTTTGCGGTAGCGGAAGTGCCCCCGGCCCGGCAAGTATCCGGCACCGGACCACCCGCGCGGACAGCGTGCAAGGCTTCGGCCAGCACGGCGGAGCGGGGTTTGTTTTCTTCCAGCCAGGCGGGCATGGTGGCAGCGTCGGGGCCGCCCGAGTCCACAAGAAAGTCCACCGTCCGAAGCAGCAGGTCAAAGAAGCCTT comes from Ruficoccus amylovorans and encodes:
- a CDS encoding calcium:proton antiporter; protein product: MTDDSHAPARRSGIFREEFSLWVGLASTVILMTVGAPWVKNVESPLLYGLLFAWVFGAMLWLAFGVVKHADCLAVKLGEPYGTLILTLSVISIEVVMITAVMLTGGENPALARDTMFSVLMIVLNGMLGVTLLAGGWKHREQTYNLQGANAYLAVIIPLAGLGLVLPRFTDSAPGGVPSRPMEVFLAVASIVLYAIFLLMQSGRHRNFFQQPVETDTPGGHDDHGDLIIRSTAFHAVFLFLCMLPIVLLSKKMAYLVDHGMSALHAPQALGGFLVAILVLSPEGLGAFRAAVANRLQRTVNIALGSALATIGLTIPAVLIVSLVTGKTLELGLEPTEIVLLGLSIGVCVVNFASTRTNLIQGAVHLVLFLAYLVLIFD
- the purS gene encoding phosphoribosylformylglycinamidine synthase subunit PurS, whose protein sequence is MKITVFVTPKKNVLDPQGAAVGHAMHSLGFTSAANVRVGKTVEFEVEGQDTPEFRASLDKLCQDLLSNPVIEDFRYEIGA
- a CDS encoding acetylxylan esterase translates to MPVVDKPLHELVNCTSTNPCPADFDSFWAKGLSELDAIDPQVTFREVDFPVSYATCQSMHFTGPGGARVHARVVTPKQLPEEPAPALLFFHGYSGAAPDWVAMLPYVAAGFTVAGLDCRGQGGLSDDIIPTRGNTLHGHIIKGLDDEPEKLYYRNVFLDTALLARIVMGFEWVDETRVGSCGGSQGGALALACAALEPRIKRAFSKFPFLCDYKRVWEMGLDQRAYTGLRDYFRRFDPRHLREEAIFEKLGYIDITHLAPRIKGEVLMAISQSDEICPPSTQFAAYNAIGAEKSYLLYPDFGHENLPGSEEEMFQFMMGL
- a CDS encoding hybrid sensor histidine kinase/response regulator, producing MAAEPDFSMLDLYQQEVETHGAALNNGLLELENAPGDTALINNLMRAAHSLKGAARIIGLEPVSTVAHALEDVFVAVGEGKLDFPEGFFDLLLRTVDFLVDSGGPDAATMPAWLEENKPRSAVLAEALHAVRAGGPVPDTCRAGGTSATAKESAPANADESSATGGAGSEADASSVAGERDVTVSAQVEGQPASTGSVPIAPGDKKSVPAAKPASKSAPHGAEQVVRVSADNLNRLMGLAAETLVETRQLEHFRETLLRLKESQTELNARIDQGCKLLENGENPASFNRHLEQIRLAAHENLRSIRNQLEVFAAFSQRNTLLSDRLYREVLESRMRPFGDGVQGFPRLIRDLAKTTGKQIRFSIEGKETPVDRDILDRLEAPLNHLLRNACDHGLELPADRAAAGKPEAGSLRLLARHSAGMLIVEVRDDGRGVDVERLRAKIVEKGLATEDMARSLNHDELLEFLFLPGFSTAGQVTEISGRGVGLDVVMTLMQEVGGQVRISTELGKGTTFHLQLPITRSVIRALLVEIDGEPYAFPLSRINRTLLLNIGDLKVLENRQYFDLDGQNIGLVSSRSALGLAGAVSMIARHINVVVVNDRNNLYGVEVDKLTGETDLVVRPLDRRLGKVPGVSAASLSEEGEPILILDVEDLVHSVDKLLAGGDSMQSRYSEQEEKAPVKRVLVVDDSITVRETERQLLENAGYAVEVAVDGADGWNAVRLGEFDLVVSDVDMPRLNGYEFVSRIRQDSRLQRLPVIIVSYKDREEDRLKGLEAGADYYLTKSSFQDETFIGAINDLIGGPRE
- a CDS encoding CPBP family glutamic-type intramembrane protease, which encodes MAEPYPDPAGQAVRVTAARRAGLMLEFALLCVALPTLIIVGRLAGEMILFLWAACLYCGIVYRLRYFRGWGDVWRWREVNTRNLSLILPRFVLVAAAMAAFLYFYDPDRMLQLPREKFGFMLLLFVLYPLLSALPQEFIFCTFFFRRYRTFFPARWAMVTASAVVFAYAHVLFINPVAPALSLIGGLIFASTYARTRSLALVTLEHALYGNFLFFIGLGWYFYGGAVPRG
- a CDS encoding glutamine--tRNA ligase/YqeY domain fusion protein encodes the protein MSEATDKPKDFIRQMIAEDVAAGKHGGRVHTRFPPEPNGYLQIGHAKAVCLNFGIAEEFGGKCNLRFDDTNPEKESQEFVNAIKTDIRWLGFEWDQECYASDYFEQLYTWAGDLIKKGLAYVDEQSPDDIRQNRGTLTEPGVNSPYRDRPAEESLDLFARMRAGEFDDGTMVLRAKIDMAAPNMNLRDPVMYRIKRMHHHRTGDKWCIYPSYDFTHGQSDSIEKITHSLCSLEFEDHRPLYDWFIEKLDIFPSKQTEFARLNLNYTVVSKRKLRTLVEEGHVTGWDDPRMPTLSGMRRRGIPAPAVRAFIDKVGLTKFNSTSDIALLEHAVRDELNRSAARRMAVLDPVEVVITNWPVGQTIEVDAVNNPEDESAGTRKVPFSGRLYIEREDFREEANRKYFRLKPGGEVRLRYAYIIKAESVEKDARGNITRILCTADLDTLDKNPEDRKVKGVIHWVSAEHAAQAEVRLFDRLFLVEKPEADKDRPFTDFVNPDSLQTITAFVEPALATSEPGAHFQFERLGYFTPDSLDHVPGERPIFNRTVTLRDSWAKQES
- a CDS encoding response regulator gives rise to the protein MKTAYIIEDEALLRELVQTFISSFTQMEIVGSCGDGAVAMREINEKKPDLILADIRVPAISGLEALYLIKREHPASKVILFTGAATPENVRIARDGQVDGFIEKGEGLEEFQRAIEALSRDECYFSEHVRAILARIGDGD
- a CDS encoding fumarylacetoacetate hydrolase family protein, with translation MKIIRYEDPHGTRSWAQLAEGRYLRLEGEFPHFTPTDEEVVPTAFLAPVNPPAIYCIGLNYRAHADEQGAKLPPHPIVFMKAPTALQHPGGPILLPRGLRSDQVDFECELAVVIGKEGKNIPEVEAMDYVAGYTAANDVSARDWQKNGGGRQWVRGKTFDTFCPLGPCLVTLDEFADPHAVGLRTFVNGEKLQDSNTSDLIFSVPQLIAFLSGSTTLLPGTVILTGTPSGVGLAREPARWLAPGDEVTIEIDGIGRLTNPVLEESV
- a CDS encoding chemotaxis-specific protein-glutamate methyltransferase CheB, with the translated sequence MRIAIVNDMALAIEALRRVVSSSGEHEVTWMARDGEEALRRCREDTPDLILMDLVMPVMDGVEATRRIMAECPCAILIVTASVSTHGELVYEAMGYGALDAAVTPTLGPAGELEGGRSLLDKIAHLGYAIGHSHPRNAVGALPPVRQADSGTQPPLVVVGASTGGPQALAALLSGFEADFPAPVVIVQHVDPDFAAGLAEWLNHRCELSVRLAANHEVPQVGEVLIAGRDQHLMLRPGGFLAYSPEPHELINRPSVDVLFDSAAHYWLRGGIAVLLTGMGRDGAEGMLSLRHKGWHTIAQDESTSVVYGMPKAAVTLKAACEVLPLPAIAGAVKARLKPLLETSQKI